The nucleotide window agtagtagtagtagtagtagtagtagtagtagtaatagtagtagtagtagtagtagctgcagcaatgataataatggcacTTCTCTCTCACACTAAGGACAATGTACGTCTGTCGCTGCAcctggagaaggaggtggtgaggcTGGCCAAGAACAGGCTGTACCATGGCGTGTTCACTGTCAACTCCAACCCTCTCAACCAGGTGGGTGctgggtgacacacacacacacacacacacacacacacacacacacacacacacaagtacagtAATCACCAGTGTTTTGTCCTATAAGATGACACCATTAACAAAATGTGACCAATATTTCCATTGCTTACGAGGAGATGAAATAAAGATCATACTTTATGCTGCAAGATGTACGTGTGTAATCCAATGTAATATTATAATGACACTAAACtattaaaaaaacaccagaaaatTATAACATAAGGACACCAGAAGATAGCCAGAaggtctacatgtggcagtccttcTGCAACACATAGTGAAGTCCACCAGTCATCTCTGCCCATACATGCATCAAATCTGGCTCTCCACTAACTCAGTCTTAACAAGCTGATGATGGAGTGTGCTGTGGTTACCTCACAGCTGTACAGACCATCACAGACCACCACTCTATTCCCTGACAGCTGCTGTGTGAGACCTTCCTGGGGTATGAGAGGACGGGTGCTGTGCGGGTGAATTCCTTTGTGCATGGTGGCAGGCGTCCCTTTGCCTCCCTGCCCCACCATCTCCTGCTGGTGGCCATGACCAGGACACTCTGAGCCTGCCACCCATGCTGCCCTCCTGCTCACCCTCAGGGGCCAGGGACACCTCAGACACTTCTGACTGACATGACTTCTTATGAACTTCATGACTGCCTGTAGTAAACTCATCACTTGGTGACCTCCATGACCACCAGGTGACCAACTTAACCATCTACTGACTTACAACCCACTAGTAACCTCCATGACCACCAGGTGACCAACTTAACCATCTACTAACCTTTGTAACCATCTAGTGACCCCGATGACCACCTACACACCCACCAGTGGTTTCAAACACCACTTAGTGACCTTCATAGATATCTTGAGACCTTCATCATGACTTGGTGACTCCATAACTCCTCCTGGTAATCCTCACAACAAGCCTGGTGACTGTGGCTCCTCTTGATGACTCACATAAAGGGTCACCTCTCCAGACAGAGTCAAGACATGGGTTATCATGTATATTATTTTGATGATAATATTAACATTCCACAAATGGtgccaaatgtgtgtgtgtgtgtgtgtgtgtgtgtgtgtgtgtgtgtgtgtgtgtgtgtgtgtgtgtgtgtgtgtgtgtgtgtgtgtgtgtccaagcaGCCAAAGAAAGACTTGGACACCTCATCCATCCTCTCTTCTGGctgaaagacaaaacaacaaaagtCCTCCAATTTGTCCTCCTGATGAACACCTGACCAAGTGCACCAGGTGTGTGAGTCTCCCATGTGCTGTGCTCTGCTGCACTGACAACCCTTCACAACAGTCTGCATGAACCAAGCTGCAACTCCTCCAAGCTTCCCTCACTGTGTACTCAATGTTGTCTCATCACAGCTCTTAATATTTGCTTCAAAAGTGTTTGTAATGTGACACTCCTAATGTAGGGAGGTGTGGAATACAACCTGTCTACTTACAACAACAGCTTCTGTGGCATGAAATCAAAATACAAGAATTACTCAGTCACTATCAAAACATGACTACTATACCTTCATAATGGCTCTTTTTactccatcaactttttcagcATTCTAATTTCCTATGTGGaacaaaaaatctaaatatCTATTGAATCAGTAATAAAACATATCCATTGTACCTTCAAAATGTCGTCTTTCACTTCACCTTGATCATCTGCTTCACTTTCACGAGGAACACAAGTATAGCGAAGACCACCAGACTGTTTACCCTCCAAACACCAACTCCTGGCAACCCAATACAGTCaatcttttttactcttcttaaacaggcatctcagtgggctttttttctatataaatttTGTCACCCTTGGCCAGCACCCCtcttacttaaaaaataaaaaggaaactaTTCTAACAGCAAAGCAAGAGGAAACAGCACAGCAATTGTCATTATTCAAAATCAAGTACCACCATCTATCACCATCCATCATCCCCTatcaccatccaccaccaccaccaccatcaccgacCACCATGTTTTTACCcagtttttagctttttaaccTAATGAGCTGAATATAGAAAGAGCCAGAGATTTACAGAAACAATGAATCTGTGAGACTGTAGAAGGTCATAGGAGAGAGGATCTAGAAAGGATGAGGATGTGTGGGTTGGATGTTTTCACTCAGGATGGGAAAGTTATAGAAGGGAAGGTTAAGGTAAGGATGTATAGACTAGATGTCTTCACTAAGGATGGCAgttgaaaaatatatagtaataaGACTGGTAAATCTGTCTATCTCACAAATTTGCAAAAGTGTGAATATAAAACCAACATAATTCAAACTGGGACTGACAAGAACCTTCATAGAAAAATACCGGACTTGTAGAAATTCTGCCTTTAACAAGAATTCTCCACAatgagtaagtaaataaataaataaataatacaggaGATGGTCTGGCTGTGTGGCTATGCATACCTCACAACTCTTTCATTTCAACAGAAGCTCAGACAAAAGCTCACATTTAGCTGAATATCAAACTTCTGAGAAAGGTTTGCAATCAccatcatcctcaccaccatcaccactattacaactactactactgctactactactactactactaccacctcaccaccaccactgctgccccTGCTACTATCAGCATTGCCAAAGTGTACccaaatggaaaaaggaaatggaaattatataaaaatgtgAAGGTTGTGGTATGCTTCTGTTCCCTCTAGCCAGTTCCTGCCCATCCCCCACCATTCTAGACCTTGGGAAATGCTGAATTAAAATAGCAACATTTGGGCCACAAAAACAAATCTTGGTGGTACAAATGTGGTGTATTTCTGGACATATATAATACCAACATCACTTTATATTAAATAACAAATCTATACAAATCTATGTACATTGTGGTTTGAGTTTCAATACTGCAAACTACCAATAAATTAGTAACAAGGAGGTATCAACAGTGGcatacctttccttccctcaacatTCATATTTTGAACCCACTGTGGATGGCAGCAACTCCGAGTGTCAGGTTCTCATAGGTCACGTTTCTAAATCCAGCCTCTTCTATCATTTCCTTAAATGTTTCCTGGAATTATCAAAGCACATATGAGATACCAACACAAGCTTTCATCTCTATCACACTCATTACCATCATAGATTTAAGTTCTCATGGCAACACAAGACTCACAAAGACAAACTGAAGCATTCTGTACTAGAAGACAAGCCTGGATCAAATTATCAagttttaatcctttcactgttattgacatatctttccttaatcacaaacTACTCTTAGACATTTCTTTTGTTCCACAGTTATCTGTAAACATTTCATTAGCTAgacaatagaaaataaattctcataaccatttcactgctatttgacatatcttttcttatttactaaCTACTCTGAGACTCCCAAACACTGTACTGgctaaaaattgcaaaatcttttatttgttatctcccttctttcttatagATGCTTATGAAGATTTCATGCAATGTTTTTAGTGCTGTGAGTTGTTACATATCACAATGAAAGACTTAATCCTTTTTTGCTTTCCAGTATATGCCTGTAGACACTGTGCATTGCTTTTAGTGTCGTAAATTGTTGCACATTGGAGTGACTTAGGTAAGGCCACCCACACAAGTCCCAAGCATTCATCTATGAGTTAACAGATAGATATTACTGGAATGAACACATCCTCTAACACAGGACACCTCAGATATGATTGACACCTTAACATACCTGGTCTGGAAACTTTCTGATGCTCTCCACTAGATACTGGTAGCTGGCCCAGTCCCCAGCCACAACCTGGCCCATTGGGGGGATCACGTTGAGGGAGTACTGGTCATATGCCCTGCAGGAGCAACACAAGACACTTTGGACATCTCATACACATTTTTTACATACAGATGAAGACTCACCACATTCTCTCACCAGGCTGGCCCTCCAACAGTGTGTCAGAAACAGCTAGGGTAGAAACTAAATGCAGTGTAAAAAGCCACTATAAGGTTTAATATAATTACTGTGAGCTCCAAGTCCacagggatgaagagagagtgagagacctGAGCAGTGTCATGAGTTGATGAGTAAGTGAAAACTACAACTAGTGCAGCTTTATAACAAGTGTGACATGACAGAGTAAAGAAGTAGGGTGATAATGGTGAGGTCTGGAACTGCAGGCATGCCAGTTCACGTCAAATTGTAAGATTCTTCCTTACGGTTAATGTATACTGAAGATGCAGTATGTATTTTAATATGCGAGTTATATGTAATAGGTGGATTTTCAACTGTAAGGTGGCAAGATTAATAAActgaatattattatcattattattaatattattattattattattattattatgttgttgttgttattgttgctgtaaCTGTTTACTCTACTAACAGGTAGTGTAAATGTAATTGTGTCTTATGCAATAGGTGTATAATAGCACAATGCACATGTATACCTGGAGCCACTTCAGAGGGGCAATACATACTCAAAAGTTGAGGAAGCCAAACAGTAAGTCGAATataccacaaaaaaacacaaaaataataataataaaaattaaaaacaaataaataaaaatacctcACTGGAAAATTGTAACTCTGCAGCTTATCCAAATTTCATGGAATGTAAATAACTATAACTGATTGATAAATGGCCAACTAACCTGTAGCTTATCCAAATTTCATGGAATGTAAATATCTATAATTGATTGATAAATAGCCAATCACTTCCACATTAAATTACCACACATACCCaaacacccaccaccatcaccacgtaccaccacccatccatccatccaccactaccacgtaCCACCATTCACCCATCACCTACCACCATTcatccaccacaaccactacctaCCATCGCACGAGCGGATTCTTCACGTGGCTAAACTCCAGACACATGAATCTTCCCCCTGGTTTCAGCACTCGATAGGCTTCATCCAGCGCCTGAGGAACCAAATCATCAGTTAATCCACTACAGTGACTTGCCATCATCAATGAGAACAGAAAAGCAAGGATGATGTTAATTTACTGAGCTTTCCTTCAGACAATCCCAGTAAAGTGAGATGCTATAAAGAACAGTACAGATACTTAAATAGCTGATgttaatttttccctttattcataCAATCCAGTAAAGGTTAGGTTATCTTAATGGCATTTGTTATACTGACCCTTCAGAATGTGTGAATATTTCCACACTCATCACCAGATTGTCAGCTCATGACAATCTGGTGATGTTATTGGCTGAAGTGATACTGGTTGCTTTGGTATTAAAGGATGTAGGTAATTGGTGATGTGTAAATAAACAGCTGGAAATTTCACAGAGCACACACAAGacagatgaataagaaaacatgGAGCTAGTGAAGGAGCAAGTTTTGATTTAATTTATCTTCTGAACATCCACAACTCAAGTGACACTGGTTGCTTTGTTACTAAAGGATAACTCATGTGCAAATAAGAGCCTGGGAATTTCACaggaacacacgcacacacacacacacacacacacacacacacacacacacacacacacacacacacacacaagccagatgaataagaaaatatagagcTACTGAAGGAGAAAATTTTGGTTTCATTCACCTTCTGAACATCCACCACATTTCTGATACCGAAAGCTATTGTGTAGCAGTCAAACTCCCCCTCCTCAAAGGGAAGCTTCTGGGCATCACCACACACCCAGTCGATGCCCCGGTGGCCCAGAGCCTCTGCCCGCTGCCGCCCCACACCCAGCATGCTCTCGCTGATGTCACAGACACTGATCTGGAGAAACAAAGCCTGCTGTAAACTCTCTGCTCATTTTCAATTATCTCATAGTCAATTTATCTCCTTGTAACATGATATGACCTGCTGCATACATATACTAAAGCAGCAAATTGCCTACACATTTTACAAGGATATACACATGCTCAGAAGAGTACCGGaattgaagaaagatggaaggagagccAAAGACAACCTGGAAACTAGCTGAAGACATGTAAAAGATGAACATCACAGAACAgatgatgactatgatgatgttacaaaaagataaacagactaCAATATGATTTAAATGTTGTTCTTTCCATTAAccatcacattttcttcttaaaGCCTTGCCAGAATACATCTATCAAGTGCCAAACTTTACACTAACACCatattactttactttttcagAGACCAAGTCTTTCCCTGCACAAGTTTGAATGAATTTTCCACACAAGTATATCAAAGCTAGATTGTTATTTTAGCTAGTCAGTAATAAAAGATTTGAAATAACCTCATACAGTCGCTGGCTACTGTCACTATCGCtgtcactactgctgctgtcgctggtgctgctgtcagtggtggtggtgtgctgagGGGAGGCTGCAGCACCCACCCTGGCCCCCAGACTGGCATAACGAAGGTGCTGGATGTAGCGGAACACAATGTCACCTGGAAATACAAGGAAGTAATGGTCAGTTTCAGCACAAGACTGCCCCCTTCATTGTCTCCAAACATATCATACATCTGGTCTTTGCCCCTCTGCTCCTCATCAAGCACCACTTACCCACACAGAAATATTGCAACTTATAAATGTTTAATATACAAGTTTTTAAGTTAGAAATGATCAGCTGCCACATATTCTGATTTATGAACAGAAAAACTCATTAGCAATCAAAAGCCACAAAAATTACTTAAAGAATAGTAAAA belongs to Scylla paramamosain isolate STU-SP2022 chromosome 29, ASM3559412v1, whole genome shotgun sequence and includes:
- the LOC135115356 gene encoding ubiquinone/menaquinone biosynthesis C-methyltransferase UbiE-like; the encoded protein is MWPAGRRMVSVVPRLAFAAARCTATASGHAKGEYSTDKETHFGFEHVSEEEKAQKVHKVFENVADKYDLMNDLMSGFVHRAWKDHFVSRLQPRPNTRLLDVAGGTGDIVFRYIQHLRYASLGARVGAAASPQHTTTTDSSTSDSSSSDSDSDSSQRLYEISVCDISESMLGVGRQRAEALGHRGIDWVCGDAQKLPFEEGEFDCYTIAFGIRNVVDVQKALDEAYRVLKPGGRFMCLEFSHVKNPLVRWAYDQYSLNVIPPMGQVVAGDWASYQYLVESIRKFPDQETFKEMIEEAGFRNVTYENLTLGVAAIHSGFKI